The Candidatus Eremiobacteraceae bacterium genome includes a window with the following:
- a CDS encoding UDP-N-acetylglucosamine--N-acetylmuramyl-(pentapeptide) pyrophosphoryl-undecaprenol N-acetylglucosamine transferase: MRILLAGGGTGGHLYPVLSLARALSGAPADPGLCKPGETVPQIELALDLHDAAPALLFVSSDSALDAGVLADIHIPTATVTSRPLSRTSPLAAAAGLGGNAVGVAQALPIVARFRPDVIIASGGYASVPVVTAAAMLRLARRLPGLKIALIEPNALPGVANRTLSRAADEVWGAYADTAAYFPGKFVKTGIPVRPEFYNPLPKADARRRLGLDPNRSTVLVFGGSQGARKINVAVSAMVARRRLPPEWQVLHITGKRDYEWMAAERKAEHNDNRYLAMAYLDDMAVAHAASDVVVSRAGASSLAEFAVSGLPALLVPYPHAAEDHQRKNADVFVARGAAIVIDDAVLDADTLYWALLDIMGDDKRAAMSAAARGLSQPRALHLMVERILMGGIGKR; the protein is encoded by the coding sequence ATGCGTATTTTGCTCGCCGGCGGGGGCACCGGCGGTCATCTGTACCCCGTGTTGTCACTCGCCAGAGCGCTCTCCGGCGCGCCCGCTGACCCAGGTCTCTGCAAACCCGGCGAGACCGTGCCGCAGATCGAACTTGCGCTCGATCTGCACGACGCTGCGCCCGCGCTGCTCTTCGTCTCAAGCGACAGCGCGCTCGACGCCGGCGTCCTCGCCGATATCCACATTCCCACCGCGACGGTCACGAGCCGCCCGCTTTCGCGCACGTCACCGTTAGCCGCCGCCGCGGGTCTCGGCGGCAATGCGGTCGGCGTTGCGCAGGCGTTGCCGATCGTCGCGCGCTTCCGTCCGGATGTGATCATCGCGAGCGGCGGCTACGCGAGCGTGCCGGTGGTGACCGCAGCCGCGATGCTGCGCTTGGCGCGCCGGCTGCCGGGTTTGAAGATCGCCTTGATCGAGCCGAACGCGCTGCCGGGCGTGGCGAACCGCACTTTGAGCCGCGCCGCCGACGAAGTGTGGGGCGCCTACGCCGATACTGCCGCCTATTTTCCGGGCAAATTCGTGAAGACCGGCATCCCGGTGCGGCCCGAGTTCTACAATCCGCTTCCCAAAGCAGACGCGCGCCGACGATTGGGCTTGGATCCCAACCGCTCGACCGTGCTGGTGTTCGGGGGCAGCCAAGGCGCGCGCAAGATCAACGTGGCCGTGAGCGCGATGGTGGCGCGCCGGCGGCTACCGCCCGAGTGGCAGGTGCTACATATCACCGGCAAGCGCGACTACGAATGGATGGCGGCCGAGCGCAAAGCCGAGCACAACGACAACCGCTACCTCGCGATGGCGTATTTGGACGATATGGCGGTGGCGCACGCGGCGTCCGACGTGGTGGTTTCGCGCGCGGGCGCCTCATCGTTGGCCGAGTTCGCCGTCAGCGGGCTGCCCGCGCTGCTCGTGCCGTATCCGCACGCGGCCGAAGATCATCAGCGCAAGAACGCCGACGTCTTCGTGGCGCGCGGCGCGGCGATCGTCATCGACGATGCCGTGCTCGATGCCGACACGCTGTACTGGGCGCTGCTCGACATCATGGGCGACGACAAACGCGCGGCGATGTCTGCCGCAGCGCGAGGTTTGTCGCAACCACGCGCGTTGCATCTCATGGTCGAGCGCATCCTCATGGGAGGCATCGGCAAGCGCTGA
- the murC gene encoding UDP-N-acetylmuramate--L-alanine ligase → MKHRKHVHFVGIGGVGMSAVARVLLAMGVSVSGSDLRTNSTLDKLNALGARVALGHASDNIKGADAVVISSAIPPDNPEVVAAQRAGIPVMQRAEMLAEIMADKKGVAVSGTHGKTTTTSMVAAVLDAGGFAPTVLIGGEVNDLGANARLGAGDVVVAEADESDASFLRLTPSCAIITNIENDHLGYYRDLDHLIETFLAFARRVPASGSIIASADCTAVQEVLRRFRVAPQLYGDPRIVTVGFDVAADVRAVQVELADFGSRFTVERDGVALGEISMRVPGKINVFNGLCAVAAGLEFDVPFERIAYALGRFRGVARRFQVLYESPDVRIVDDYAHHPTAVQETIAAARAYWPGRIVVAFQPHRYSRTAYLIRDFARALSAADLILVSDIYAAGEVPLPGVRSETIVECIREIDGEKPVMHLPKCADVLAYLQRSVRNGDLVLTLGAGDIGGVAHELAAGLSASDAGVASPR, encoded by the coding sequence ATGAAACACCGAAAACACGTGCATTTCGTGGGTATTGGCGGCGTCGGCATGAGCGCCGTCGCCCGCGTTCTCCTCGCGATGGGTGTTTCAGTTTCCGGCTCCGATCTGCGCACAAACTCCACGCTCGATAAATTAAACGCTTTGGGTGCGCGCGTCGCGCTCGGTCATGCGTCGGACAACATAAAAGGCGCCGACGCGGTCGTCATCTCGTCCGCCATTCCGCCCGACAATCCCGAAGTCGTCGCCGCGCAGCGCGCGGGCATTCCGGTGATGCAGCGCGCCGAGATGCTCGCCGAGATAATGGCCGACAAAAAAGGCGTGGCCGTTTCGGGCACGCACGGCAAGACCACCACCACATCCATGGTCGCCGCGGTGCTCGACGCCGGCGGCTTTGCGCCCACGGTGCTCATCGGCGGCGAGGTCAACGATCTCGGCGCCAACGCGCGGCTCGGCGCGGGCGATGTTGTGGTTGCGGAAGCCGACGAGAGCGACGCATCGTTCTTGCGTCTCACACCGTCGTGCGCCATCATCACGAACATCGAGAACGATCATCTCGGCTACTATCGCGATCTCGATCACCTCATCGAAACGTTTCTCGCGTTCGCGCGGCGCGTGCCGGCGAGCGGCAGCATCATCGCGTCGGCCGATTGCACGGCCGTGCAAGAAGTGCTGCGCCGGTTCCGCGTAGCGCCACAACTCTACGGCGATCCGCGAATCGTCACCGTCGGATTCGATGTCGCCGCCGACGTCCGCGCGGTGCAAGTCGAACTTGCCGACTTCGGATCGCGCTTCACCGTTGAACGCGATGGTGTTGCCCTTGGCGAGATCAGCATGCGCGTGCCCGGAAAGATCAATGTTTTCAATGGTTTGTGCGCGGTAGCCGCCGGCTTAGAATTCGACGTGCCCTTCGAGCGCATCGCGTACGCGCTCGGCCGCTTTCGCGGCGTGGCGCGCCGCTTTCAAGTGCTCTACGAAAGTCCCGACGTCCGCATCGTCGACGACTACGCGCACCACCCCACCGCCGTGCAAGAGACCATCGCGGCGGCGCGCGCGTATTGGCCCGGGCGCATCGTGGTGGCGTTCCAACCGCACCGCTATAGCCGCACCGCCTATCTCATCCGCGACTTCGCGCGCGCGCTGTCCGCGGCCGACCTCATCCTGGTGAGCGACATCTACGCCGCGGGCGAGGTCCCGCTGCCGGGCGTGCGTTCCGAGACCATCGTGGAATGCATCCGCGAGATCGATGGCGAGAAGCCGGTCATGCACTTGCCGAAGTGCGCCGACGTCCTTGCATACTTGCAGCGCTCGGTGCGCAACGGCGATCTCGTCCTCACGCTCGGCGCGGGCGACATTGGCGGCGTCGCGCATGAATTGGCGGCGGGGCTGTCCGCGTCCGACGCGGGCGTCGCCTCGCCGCGATGA
- the ftsW gene encoding putative lipid II flippase FtsW, translating to MKKQKPADVFLLLAVGALVAIGAVMVFSASSVDGVTQFHDAEYFLKRELLWIALGSGALWFGLRVDYCRLRGAAPWLFGLAVALLGLVLVPHFGSMEGGAQRWFEFKSFSFEPSEFAKLAVVIMLARIFADREDGALSFARAGFPALLCVGVCFVLVMREPDFGTASLFVITAGVMLFVAGARWQHLIIGAVVAVPTLLLFVYSSAYRRDRFTSFLHPWNDPQGTGYHIIQSLYALGSGGWFGLGLGESRQKFGYLPEQYTDFIYAIIGEELGFIGAAVVLALFLALAYRGVRIAMEADDRFGYYLAVGLTASIVVQALVNIGVVTSEWPVTGVPLPFISYGGTSLVISMFGVGVLAGISRGRSRAALAADTRSREAEDAYFARRRGHRRSSVPRVVTRQSALRRAR from the coding sequence ATGAAGAAGCAAAAACCGGCCGACGTCTTTCTTCTCCTCGCCGTGGGCGCGCTGGTGGCGATCGGCGCGGTGATGGTCTTTTCGGCCTCGTCGGTGGATGGCGTCACGCAATTCCACGACGCCGAGTACTTTCTCAAACGCGAATTGCTGTGGATCGCGTTGGGCAGCGGCGCGCTGTGGTTCGGCCTGCGCGTGGACTACTGCCGCCTGCGGGGTGCGGCGCCGTGGCTATTCGGCTTGGCGGTCGCGCTGCTCGGGCTCGTGCTGGTTCCCCACTTCGGATCTATGGAAGGCGGCGCGCAGCGCTGGTTTGAGTTCAAGTCGTTTTCATTCGAACCGTCCGAGTTCGCGAAGCTGGCGGTGGTCATCATGCTTGCCCGCATCTTCGCCGATCGCGAGGACGGCGCGCTCTCGTTTGCGCGCGCGGGCTTCCCCGCGTTGCTCTGCGTGGGCGTCTGCTTCGTGCTCGTGATGCGCGAGCCCGACTTCGGCACGGCCTCGCTGTTCGTCATCACCGCCGGGGTCATGCTGTTCGTGGCGGGCGCACGATGGCAGCACCTCATCATCGGCGCGGTCGTGGCTGTGCCCACGCTGCTGCTCTTCGTCTACTCAAGTGCTTACCGGCGAGATCGCTTTACTTCGTTCTTGCATCCGTGGAACGATCCGCAGGGCACGGGTTACCACATCATCCAGTCGCTGTACGCACTCGGCTCGGGCGGCTGGTTCGGCCTCGGCCTTGGCGAGAGCCGCCAAAAATTCGGATACTTGCCCGAACAATACACCGACTTCATCTACGCCATCATCGGCGAGGAGCTTGGGTTCATCGGGGCGGCCGTCGTGCTCGCCCTCTTCCTCGCGCTTGCATACCGCGGCGTGCGGATCGCCATGGAGGCCGACGACCGTTTCGGCTACTACCTCGCGGTGGGGCTCACGGCGTCGATCGTGGTGCAGGCACTCGTGAACATCGGCGTCGTCACATCGGAGTGGCCCGTCACCGGAGTGCCGCTCCCGTTCATCTCGTACGGCGGCACGTCGCTCGTCATCAGCATGTTCGGCGTCGGCGTGCTCGCCGGCATCTCGCGCGGTCGATCGCGAGCGGCTCTGGCCGCCGACACCCGATCGCGGGAGGCAGAAGATGCGTATTTTGCTCGCCGGCGGGGGCACCGGCGGTCATCTGTACCCCGTGTTGTCACTCGCCAGAGCGCTCTCCGGCGCGCCCGCTGA
- the murD gene encoding UDP-N-acetylmuramoyl-L-alanine--D-glutamate ligase — MANKRSKMFDAKDSVIVIGVGRSGLATAEVLRARGVSVVAFDDKPFEKLAKERALLANLGVPLLASGELSQAVGAATGAVLSPGVPLNNPAVLAISRTGVPVYSEIEVAYRLCDAPIVAVTGSKGKSTTTALIGHLLRADGRKVHVGGNIGDPLITKTVAAGPDDWVVAEVSSFQLESIREFRPRVSVLLNLSPDHLDRYPSMEEYGEAKYRIFANQGEGDTFVGNADDEIGASLRGGRRKIPCKARWFSLSDQEDADAYLRDGELRWRGDGRRTECALLAAADLRLRGRHNIENALAASLAALAVGASLKAVRDGLRSFLPLPHRLQQVTVTNGVTWIDDSKATNPDAVVKALEAFDAPIVLISGGKPKNTEFGEMCRAISKRVKAAVLIGEAAQMIGRSLNGPLVCYAKTMDEAVEAAYGLAKPGDVVLLSPGCASFDMFDNAEQRGEIFSAAVRARADGIGAR; from the coding sequence ATGGCGAACAAGCGTTCGAAGATGTTCGACGCCAAAGATTCCGTCATCGTGATCGGTGTCGGGCGCAGCGGTTTGGCCACGGCCGAGGTGCTGCGCGCCCGCGGCGTCTCCGTCGTCGCCTTCGACGACAAGCCGTTCGAGAAGCTGGCCAAAGAGCGGGCGCTACTTGCAAATCTCGGCGTGCCGCTTCTCGCCTCAGGCGAACTCTCCCAAGCCGTCGGCGCTGCTACCGGCGCCGTTCTTTCACCGGGCGTGCCGCTCAACAATCCGGCCGTGCTCGCCATTTCGCGCACCGGCGTGCCGGTATATTCCGAGATCGAAGTGGCTTACCGGCTGTGCGATGCGCCGATCGTTGCGGTCACCGGCAGCAAAGGCAAGTCCACCACAACCGCGCTCATCGGCCACCTGCTCCGCGCAGACGGCCGCAAGGTGCACGTGGGCGGCAACATCGGCGATCCGCTCATCACGAAAACGGTCGCGGCGGGTCCGGACGATTGGGTGGTCGCCGAAGTCTCCAGCTTCCAGCTCGAATCCATTCGCGAATTCCGGCCGCGCGTGAGCGTGCTGCTCAACCTATCACCCGATCATCTCGACCGCTATCCGTCGATGGAAGAATACGGCGAAGCGAAATACCGGATCTTTGCCAATCAAGGCGAAGGCGACACGTTTGTCGGCAACGCCGACGACGAGATCGGCGCATCCTTGCGCGGCGGCCGCCGCAAGATACCGTGCAAAGCCCGTTGGTTTTCGCTTTCCGATCAAGAGGATGCCGACGCGTACCTGCGCGACGGCGAACTAAGATGGCGCGGCGACGGCAGGCGCACAGAATGCGCGCTCCTCGCGGCCGCAGACTTGCGGCTTCGCGGCCGGCACAACATCGAAAACGCCTTGGCCGCATCGCTCGCGGCGCTCGCAGTGGGCGCAAGTCTGAAGGCCGTCAGAGATGGCCTACGATCGTTCTTGCCGCTGCCGCACCGGCTCCAACAGGTCACCGTCACGAACGGCGTGACGTGGATCGACGACAGCAAGGCCACAAATCCCGACGCCGTCGTCAAGGCGCTCGAGGCATTCGACGCGCCGATCGTGCTGATCAGCGGCGGCAAACCCAAGAACACCGAGTTCGGCGAGATGTGCCGCGCTATTTCGAAGCGCGTCAAAGCGGCGGTGCTTATCGGCGAGGCAGCGCAGATGATCGGCCGGAGCTTGAACGGCCCTCTCGTCTGCTATGCGAAGACGATGGACGAAGCGGTCGAGGCCGCGTACGGTCTTGCAAAGCCCGGCGACGTCGTACTGCTTTCACCCGGCTGTGCATCGTTCGACATGTTCGATAACGCCGAGCAGCGCGGCGAGATCTTCAGCGCCGCCGTCCGCGCGCGAGCCGACGGCATCGGCGCGCGATGA
- the murB gene encoding UDP-N-acetylmuramate dehydrogenase yields MTAPASVPGRAPDKDQCGALSALLDGDIAFEYPLAQRTSMRVGGNASAYAEVKQVGRLVAALSFCESEQIAWTMIGLGSNLLVPDDGYPGLVLRLAGEFAKISIEGERVRAGGAAPVVSLCRDAANAGLAGAEALVGIPGTVGGAVRMNAGTDVEIGDLVDRVEVVVAGEKVQTFTRPEFAYRRSTLDRRAVVCAAELVLTAGDARAIKEELRRRIDKRRATQPIEMPNSGSIFRNPPGDHAARLIEASGCKGMRHGGAQVSQKHANFIVNAGGATCADVLALIEEVQQKVFEQQAVSLELEVHVL; encoded by the coding sequence ATGACCGCCCCGGCGTCGGTACCCGGCCGCGCGCCCGACAAGGATCAGTGTGGCGCGCTTTCGGCGCTGCTCGACGGCGACATCGCATTTGAATACCCGCTCGCGCAGCGCACGTCCATGCGTGTGGGCGGCAACGCGTCGGCATATGCGGAAGTCAAACAAGTCGGGCGGCTCGTCGCCGCGCTGAGTTTTTGCGAGAGCGAGCAGATCGCGTGGACCATGATCGGACTCGGCAGCAATCTGCTCGTGCCCGACGACGGCTATCCCGGGCTGGTGCTGCGATTGGCCGGCGAATTCGCCAAGATCTCGATCGAGGGCGAACGCGTGCGCGCCGGCGGTGCCGCTCCCGTCGTCTCTTTGTGCCGCGATGCCGCGAACGCAGGGCTTGCCGGCGCAGAAGCGCTGGTCGGCATTCCGGGGACGGTCGGCGGCGCGGTGCGCATGAACGCGGGCACCGATGTCGAGATCGGCGATTTGGTGGATCGCGTCGAGGTGGTGGTCGCAGGAGAGAAAGTGCAAACGTTCACGCGTCCTGAGTTCGCGTACCGCCGCTCCACGCTCGACCGGCGTGCAGTGGTCTGCGCGGCGGAACTTGTGCTGACCGCGGGCGACGCGCGCGCGATCAAAGAAGAACTGCGCAGGCGCATCGACAAGCGGCGCGCCACGCAGCCCATCGAAATGCCGAACTCGGGCAGCATCTTCCGCAATCCGCCGGGCGACCACGCGGCGCGGCTCATCGAAGCGTCGGGTTGCAAAGGAATGCGGCACGGGGGCGCACAGGTCTCGCAAAAGCACGCCAATTTCATCGTCAACGCGGGCGGCGCGACGTGTGCCGACGTGCTTGCCCTCATCGAAGAAGTACAA
- a CDS encoding phospho-N-acetylmuramoyl-pentapeptide-transferase, with protein sequence MCNGDYVASHYVLFYGFNLFRTSMSEWVTLFTIVLIGWVVAREVISTLIRVQRSTSVGQQVYESGPAAHLAKQGTPTMGGIAFPIAAVVAAAYLTAEYHYDSRLLLMVGLVASVAAIGFVDDYLSIKRRTSLGLRARSKMLLLIIVAAVAAHGFLDGTATDCAYSLTTGNDQWWFGRLLYLPISWYYILAIAAVVGCANAVNLTDGVDGLAGSVALPPLVVLSFLDGGGIGIAVATAVVVFLFYNRYPAKVFMGDTGSLTLGALLAFLAIKEHLLLFLPLLGIVFVVEALSVIAQVISFKLTGKRIFKMSPLHHHFELSGWSEQRVTRTFALVSLFAAVVFCAIVYYSNVRMPGT encoded by the coding sequence ATGTGTAACGGCGACTACGTCGCTTCCCACTACGTTCTCTTTTATGGCTTCAATCTTTTTAGGACATCCATGTCCGAGTGGGTCACGCTCTTCACGATTGTGCTTATCGGCTGGGTTGTTGCGCGCGAAGTGATCTCAACTTTGATTAGGGTGCAGCGTAGCACGTCCGTCGGTCAGCAGGTCTACGAATCCGGTCCGGCTGCTCATCTCGCAAAGCAAGGAACGCCGACGATGGGGGGCATTGCGTTTCCTATCGCTGCGGTGGTAGCGGCCGCGTATCTCACCGCCGAGTATCACTACGACTCGCGCCTCTTATTAATGGTTGGTCTGGTCGCGTCGGTAGCGGCGATTGGGTTCGTTGATGACTACCTCAGCATCAAGCGTCGCACTTCGCTCGGTCTGCGTGCGCGTTCAAAGATGCTACTTCTGATCATAGTCGCGGCCGTTGCGGCGCACGGATTCCTGGATGGTACAGCAACTGACTGCGCGTACAGTTTGACCACAGGCAACGATCAATGGTGGTTCGGCCGGCTGCTCTATCTGCCGATTTCGTGGTACTACATTTTGGCGATCGCCGCCGTAGTGGGCTGCGCCAACGCAGTGAATCTGACTGATGGGGTCGATGGACTGGCGGGCTCGGTCGCGCTTCCGCCGCTCGTTGTCCTTTCGTTCCTGGACGGCGGCGGGATCGGCATCGCCGTCGCGACTGCGGTCGTCGTGTTTCTGTTCTATAATCGGTACCCGGCCAAGGTGTTCATGGGCGACACCGGCTCGCTCACACTTGGCGCGCTGCTCGCGTTCCTCGCAATCAAAGAGCACTTGTTGCTCTTCTTACCCCTTCTTGGAATCGTATTCGTCGTCGAAGCGCTCTCAGTGATCGCGCAGGTCATCAGTTTCAAACTCACGGGTAAGCGCATCTTCAAGATGAGTCCGCTGCACCATCACTTCGAACTCTCAGGTTGGAGCGAGCAGCGCGTCACCAGAACGTTTGCATTGGTGTCGTTATTTGCCGCTGTCGTGTTCTGCGCTATCGTCTATTACTCCAATGTGAGGATGCCGGGCACTTGA